The genomic window GGTCCGGTAGAACTCGTCGTTGTCCCCCGGTAACGTTCCCGGCTCCATTCGTTGTATCCAACTCCGTACGAACTCGTTCAGTATAGCTCTGCTGGTATCCTTCCCGGTTGTTCACGCCGGTGTGGGCCGACGCCGGTCACTCGCACGCGGGGACCGAAAGGTGAAGGGTCGTGCCACGGGACTCGCCGGTCGAGACGTCGAACTCGCCGCCGACCTTGTTGATCACCCAGTAGATGAGCCAGAGTCCCAGCCGGTCGGCGTGGTTGAGTGGGGTCTCGCCGCCGCGGAGGACCTCCACCTCCCGGTCCGGGATCCCCGGGCCGTCGTCCGTGATGTCGATGTCGACCCAGCCGTCGGCCCGGCTGTCGACTGCGATCTCGACCGACGGCTCGGGGTCGTCGTTGTGTTCGACGGCGTTCTCGACCGCCTCCCTGACGGCCGTCATCAGCCCCGTCACGGCGACCTCGGTCGGTCCGTCCTCGGGGAGCGTCACGTCGAACGCCGCGTCCGGATAGCGGTCGTCGAAGGCGCTCACCAGCATCGCCAGCCGTTCGTCGAGGCGGATCGGGTTCGTGCTCTCCCCCGGCGCGGACACCGCGTCGATCTTCTGAACCGCTTCGGCCAGGCCCATGAGTTCCCGCGTCGCCTTCTCTATCTCGACGACGTACTCCGACGGCTCCCCGTCGCCGTCGGAGCGAAGCATCGACGTGTACCCCTCGATGACGTTCATCTTGTTCCGCAGGTTGTGGCTGAGGACCCGGTTCAGCACTTCGAGCCGCCGCTCACGGATCTTCCGGTCGGTGATGTCGACCTGAAAGCCGACGAAGTTCCGGACGCCGCCGTCCCCGTCGTGGATCGGCGCGATGCTGAGCCTGTTCCAGAACTTCTGGCCGTTCTTCCGGTAGTTGAGGATGTCGACCGAAACCGACTGACGGCTGTCGATGGCCTCCCGGATCGTCGCCCGCGTCTCGGGGTCCGTCTCCTCGCCCTGCAGGAACCGGCAGTCCTCGCCGACCCTGCCCGTGCTGTAGCCGGTCAGCTCCCTGAACTGGTCGTTCGCGTACACCAGCGGGTTGTCGCCCGGTCCCGGTTCGGTGATGGTGATCCCGATCGGCGCTTCGTCCATCGCCCGCTCTTTCAGTTTGAGGTCCTCGACCGTCCGCTCCAGTTCCGCCTCGCGCTCGGCGAGTTCGGCGGCGGTCCGCCGGCGCTCGACCAGGTTCCCGATACGGGAGAGCAGCGCCGTCCGCTTCACCGGGAGTTCGATGACGTCGTCGACGTACTGCCACGCCTCCGTCTTCGATACGTTGCCCGACTCCTCCCCCACAAGCAGTACGAACGGGAGAAACACCGCTTCACCGGTGTCGCGCCGGGACTGGACGGTTCCGGCGACCCTGTCGAACTCGTGGGCGTCGAAGATACAGCAGTCGTACGCCGTCTCGAGCGTCGCCACGTCGGTCGTCGTTTCGACCTCGTACCGTTCCCCGAGCGTGTCGACCAGCAGGCTCCGGTCCCGGCCGGGCCGCATGAACAACAGAACGCCGGGTTCGTCGCCGGCCGGGCTGTCGTCACCGGATCGGATATCCGCCGTCGTGGCGTCCCTGTCCGGTGACATTCGTTGTACCTATCCCCGTTTACTTCTTAAGCATTGTCCATTTATATGTCCCCCCCGATAACGTACGCGCACGATGTCACGGACCGGCCGGCTGTCGACGGGCGTTGCGGGCTTGGACGAGATCCTTCAGGGCGGATTCATCCCCGACCGGAGCTACATGCTCCGGGGACCGGCCGGGAGCGGCAAGACGATCCTCGGCCTGCACTTCCTGGCGGCGGGGATAGACGACGGCGAAACGGCGCTGTTCATCAATCTGGAGGAGGACCTCGACGACCTGCGGGCAAACGCCGCGGCGCTCGGGTTCGACACGGAGCCGATCGAGTTTCTGGACCTGAGTCCGTCGGCGGACGTGTTCACGGAGGACCAGTCCTACGAGGTGTTCAGCGCCTCCGAGGTCGAACAGGAGCCGCTCACCGGAAAGATAGTCGACGCTGTGTCCGAGACCGACCCCGACCGGGTCGTCGTCGACCCGGTGACGCAGCTCCGGTATCTCACGTCCGGCGACTACCAGTTCCGCAAGCAGGTCGTCGGGTTCATGCGCTTCCTCAAGGACCAGGGGGCGACCGTCGCGTTCACCGTTCAGGACACCGACAGCCTGCCGACGGACGACCTGGAGTTCATCACTGACGGGACGATCCGGCTCGACAATACGCCGTACGGGAAGACGATCCGGGCACCGAAGTTCCGCGGGTCGGCGACCCGGAGCGGCGAACACGCCTACCGGGTCACGGACGACGGCATCGAGGTGTACCCCGCGCTGGAGCCGAGCCGCCACGACCGGGAGTTCCGATCCGAACAGATCTCATCCGGGGTGCCCGAGGTCGACGAACTCCTTCACGGCGGTATCGCGCGGGGAACGGTCAGCGTCATCAGCGGGCCCACCGGCGTCGGCAAGACGACGCTCGGGACGCAGTTCATGAAGGAGGCCGCCGGGCGCGGCGAGCGGTCGGTGATCTACCTGTTCGAGGAGAACCGGGAGACGTTCCTCGCTCGCTCGAAGGCGGTCAACATCCCGGTCGACGAGATGATCGAACGCGGGAGCCTGCAGGTGCGGGAGATCGAACCGATCGACCGGTCGCCACAGGAGTTCGCCCGGATGGTGCGCGACGAGGTCGAAACGGAGGGCGCGGACATCGTCATGGTCGACGGACTGGCCGGCTATCGGCTGACCCTGAGCGGGGACGACGAGACGTTGCTCCAGCGACTCCACAGGCTGGGCCGCTACCTCAAGAACATGGGCGTCACGACGGTGTTCATCGACGAGACGCGGAACATCACCGGGGAGTTCACCGCGACCGAGGACAACATCAGCTACCTCGCGGACAACATCGTGTTCCTGCGGCATCTCGAACTCCAGGGCGAACTGCGGAAGGCGATCGCCGTGCTGAAAAAGCGCACCAGCGACTTCGAGCGCACGCTCCGCGAGTACGAGATCACCGAACACGGGATCAAGGTGGGCGAGCCGCTGACGGGGATGCGAAACATCCTGAGCGGCACCCCCGAACTGGTCGACGAGGACCGGCCGTCGGACCGGTAGCAGCGGTCCACGCTCCCGCGTGACTACTCGCCGAGGTACGCGACCGCGTCGAGTTCGACGCGCACGTCGCCGGGGAGCCGGGCGGCTTCGACGCAGACCCTCGCCGGCGGATCCCCCGGGAAGCGCGCCCCGTACGCCGCGTTGACGCGGTCGTAGTCGTCCAGGTCGGTGAGATACACCGTCACCTTGACCACGTCGTCGAGCCCGTCGCCGCCGGCCGCCCTGACGACGCCCACGATGTTGTCGAGCACCTGCTCGGTCTGTGTCTCGATGTCCCCCTCGACCTCCTCGCCGGTGTCCGGGTCGACCGGGCCGTAGCCGGAGACGTACAGCGTGTCGCCGGCCCGGACGCCCTGGGAGTATGGGTTGTCGTTGCTCGGCGCGTCGTCCGTGCGGATGCGTTCGGTGTCGCTCATGGGTGGAGTCGGGCCGGAGGGCGTTCAG from Halostella salina includes these protein-coding regions:
- a CDS encoding PAS domain-containing protein, with protein sequence MSPDRDATTADIRSGDDSPAGDEPGVLLFMRPGRDRSLLVDTLGERYEVETTTDVATLETAYDCCIFDAHEFDRVAGTVQSRRDTGEAVFLPFVLLVGEESGNVSKTEAWQYVDDVIELPVKRTALLSRIGNLVERRRTAAELAEREAELERTVEDLKLKERAMDEAPIGITITEPGPGDNPLVYANDQFRELTGYSTGRVGEDCRFLQGEETDPETRATIREAIDSRQSVSVDILNYRKNGQKFWNRLSIAPIHDGDGGVRNFVGFQVDITDRKIRERRLEVLNRVLSHNLRNKMNVIEGYTSMLRSDGDGEPSEYVVEIEKATRELMGLAEAVQKIDAVSAPGESTNPIRLDERLAMLVSAFDDRYPDAAFDVTLPEDGPTEVAVTGLMTAVREAVENAVEHNDDPEPSVEIAVDSRADGWVDIDITDDGPGIPDREVEVLRGGETPLNHADRLGLWLIYWVINKVGGEFDVSTGESRGTTLHLSVPACE
- a CDS encoding ATPase domain-containing protein — translated: MSRTGRLSTGVAGLDEILQGGFIPDRSYMLRGPAGSGKTILGLHFLAAGIDDGETALFINLEEDLDDLRANAAALGFDTEPIEFLDLSPSADVFTEDQSYEVFSASEVEQEPLTGKIVDAVSETDPDRVVVDPVTQLRYLTSGDYQFRKQVVGFMRFLKDQGATVAFTVQDTDSLPTDDLEFITDGTIRLDNTPYGKTIRAPKFRGSATRSGEHAYRVTDDGIEVYPALEPSRHDREFRSEQISSGVPEVDELLHGGIARGTVSVISGPTGVGKTTLGTQFMKEAAGRGERSVIYLFEENRETFLARSKAVNIPVDEMIERGSLQVREIEPIDRSPQEFARMVRDEVETEGADIVMVDGLAGYRLTLSGDDETLLQRLHRLGRYLKNMGVTTVFIDETRNITGEFTATEDNISYLADNIVFLRHLELQGELRKAIAVLKKRTSDFERTLREYEITEHGIKVGEPLTGMRNILSGTPELVDEDRPSDR
- a CDS encoding Rid family detoxifying hydrolase, which codes for MSDTERIRTDDAPSNDNPYSQGVRAGDTLYVSGYGPVDPDTGEEVEGDIETQTEQVLDNIVGVVRAAGGDGLDDVVKVTVYLTDLDDYDRVNAAYGARFPGDPPARVCVEAARLPGDVRVELDAVAYLGE